In Fusobacterium nucleatum, the genomic stretch TTTTTGCTCTGCCAACAGTAACTGTTATAATTTCAATATCTTTAAAACCTTTTTCTTTTAAAATTTCCAAAGATTTAGATTGAGTTTCAAGAGTAATACAATTAATAACAAGTATAGCTTCATCTCTTGCATAAATTAAAAAATGATTTATAATTTCTTCTATTCCACCAGTTGAGCCACCAATAAACATTCTATCATAAGGAATATTTGGAATAGCCTCAGGTGCTTTACCATAGATTAATTCAAAATTGTCAAGATTAAATTTTTCTGCATTTAGTTTTATAGTATCTAAACCTTTTTCTTCTTTTTCTATTGCATAAACTTTTCCTTGTGGCATATAAGTTGCAGCTTCTATTCCTATTGTTCCTGTCCCTGCTCCAACATCAATTAAAATTGAATTTGGTTTTAACATAAGTTTAGCAATAGAAATTGCTCTTATTTCTTGTTTTGTCATTGGTAATTCTGTTTGAGTAAAATCTTTATCATATATGTGCATAAATATCCTTTCTTTTAGAACTTATTTACTTTCTAAACCTACTAATTTATTTTCTAAAAATAAATTTAGATTATTTTCAATTGCTGCAAAAAGTCTTTCCACACTTTTTAATGATTTCCAAGCTAAATGTGGAGTTACTGTAAAATTATCTAATTCAAGTAATTTACAATCACTTTTAGGAGGTTCTGTTGTCATTACATCAGTTGCAGCTGAGGCAATTATTTTATTCTTCAAAGCATAATATAAATCATCTTCATTTATTATAGGACCTCTTCCTAAATTTAAAATTATTGCAGACTTTTTCATCTTTTTCATTCTATCTAAATTTATTAAATCTCTTGTTAAATCAGTCAATGGTGCATGAATAGAAAATATATCGCATTTTTCTAAGACTTCATCTAATTCAAATCTATTTTCTAAG encodes the following:
- the cbiT gene encoding precorrin-6Y C5,15-methyltransferase (decarboxylating) subunit CbiT gives rise to the protein MHIYDKDFTQTELPMTKQEIRAISIAKLMLKPNSILIDVGAGTGTIGIEAATYMPQGKVYAIEKEEKGLDTIKLNAEKFNLDNFELIYGKAPEAIPNIPYDRMFIGGSTGGIEEIINHFLIYARDEAILVINCITLETQSKSLEILKEKGFKDIEIITVTVGRAKRVGPYTMMFGENPICIIKVVKRNK